One Alnus glutinosa chromosome 3, dhAlnGlut1.1, whole genome shotgun sequence genomic region harbors:
- the LOC133864866 gene encoding transcription factor HEC2: MDVDMLKSSSPMDHMDMMAMMMQMEKLPEFCDPFHNMTPTYPALINPASSMPFTGGTPIQEPVTPPLQAPVMSGRLIRNNASGGGALSLLANSYEKKNSSMAAMREMIFRIAAMQPIHIDPESVKPPKRRNVKISKDPQSVAARHRRERISERIRILQRLVPGGTKMDTASMLDEAIHYVKFLKKQVQTLEQAGANNTHMGGSVGFPPGMTSAHANVNYSAQMVGWVDPNA, translated from the coding sequence ATGGATGTTGACATGCTAAAATCATCATCACCAATGGATCACATGGACATGATGGCAATGATGATGCAAATGGAAAAGCTTCCTgaattttgtgatcctttccaTAACATGACTCCCACATACCCAGCTCTGATAAATCCAGCTTCCTCCATGCCGTTCACGGGCGGCACTCCCATTCAAGAGCCCGTGACGCCACCTCTTCAAGCCCCCGTGATGTCAGGAAGATTAATCAGGAATAATGCTTCCGGTGGTGGTGCATTGTCACTACTTGCAAATTCATACGAGAAGAAGAACTCATCAATGGCGGCAATGAGGGAGATGATTTTCCGGATAGCGGCTATGCAGCCTATTCACATAGACCCGGAATCGGTAAAGCCGCCTAAGCGGAGGAATGTGAAGATCTCAAAGGATCCACAGAGCGTGGCTGCGAGGCATAGGAGGGAGCGGATAAGCGAGAGGATAAGGATTCTGCAAAGACTTGTTCCAGGAGGGACGAAGATGGATACGGCTTCCATGTTAGATGAAGCTATTCATTACGTGAAGTTCTTGAAGAAACAAGTTCAAACGTTGGAACAAGCCGGGGCTAATAATACTCACATGGGTGGTAGTGTTGGCTTCCCGCCGGGGATGACGAGTGCTCATGCTAATGTGAATTACTCTGCTCAAATGGTGGGGTGGGTCGATCCCAACGCGTAG
- the LOC133863775 gene encoding mitogen-activated protein kinase kinase kinase 20-like: MAWLRGEPLGHGSFATVYLAMPGRSSAQAPPLMAVKSSDLCNSASLKSEKRVLDQLSTCPQIIRCLGDDHSVENGEELYNVFLEYASSGSLADQVKNRGGSLPESDVRRYAQSILLGLREIHAKGFVHCDIKLQNILVFDNGAIKIADFGLAKKAQQKQSKEENRAEIRGTPLYMAPESVNNNEYEYPADIWALGCAVVEMVTGKPVWSFGSHVNICNLLLRIGVGEEVPQVPKELSFEGKDFLGKCFVKDPRKRWTAEMLLDHPFVAAHDDHDTVPLQDKDESTTPSSSPRSPFDFSEWVSVQSSVVASPVSSPDSGKLFDWEANLGFGSPASSRFCSPLDRLLQLVTDDAPNWSFSESWATVR, from the coding sequence ATGGCGTGGCTTCGAGGAGAACCACTCGGTCATGGAAGCTTCGCAACCGTGTATTTAGCGATGCCCGGAAGAAGTTCCGCTCAGGCGCCTCCGCTAATGGCCGTGAAATCTTCTGACTTGTGCAACTCCGCGTCGCTCAAGAGCGAGAAACGAGTACTCGATCAGCTATCGACCTGCCCGCAAATCATTCGGTGCCTCGGAGATGATCACAGCGTCGAGAACGGCGAGGAGTTGTACAACGTGTTCTTGGAGTACGCCTCTAGTGGCAGTCTAGCCGATCAGGTCAAGAACCGTGGAGGCTCGTTACCCGAATCCGATGTTCGGCGATACGCGCAGTCGATACTTTTGGGGCTTCGTGAAATTCACGCTAAAGGGTTCGTTCACTGCGACATAAAGCTTCAGAATATCCTCGTGTTCGACAATGGAGCGATCAAAATCGCGGACTTTGGGCTGGCAAAGAAAGCTCAGCAAAAACAGagcaaagaagaaaacagagCCGAGATCAGAGGAACTCCTCTTTATATGGCGCCGGAATCGGTTAACAACAACGAGTACGAATATCCGGCGGATATTTGGGCTCTTGGGTGCGCGGTGGTGGAGATGGTGACCGGAAAACCAGTGTGGAGCTTTGGGTCCCATGTGAACATCTGCAACCTTTTGCTTCGAATTGGGGTTGGTGAAGAAGTGCCACAAGTCCCAAAGGAATTATCTTTTGAAGGGAAAGATTTTCTTGGGAAGTGTTTTGTGAAGGATCCGAGAAAGCGATGGACGGCTGAGATGCTTTTGGACCATCCCTTCGTTGCTGCTCATGATGATCATGACACTGTTCCATTGCAAGACAAAGACGAATCAACGACGCCGTCCTCGTCGCCGAGAAGTCCTTTCGATTTTTCAGAATGGGTTTCGGTGCAATCTTCAGTTGTGGCTTCGCCGGTATCGTCACCGGATTCTGGTAAATTATTTGATTGGGAAGCGAATTTGGGGTTCGGTTCGCCGGCTTCATCGCGTTTTTGTTCTCCGCTGGATCGGCTACTGCAGCTGGTGACTGATGACGCACCCAATTGGTCCTTTTCGGAGAGTTGGGCCACAGTCAGGTGA
- the LOC133864990 gene encoding protein RALF-like 34 — protein MAYPALTKLLILCSLLVFVQLGPRVRAQLEETSLKLMSDAFEWPTTMSSLYDDEFGGEGEDEDDNKDGGSSGRRSLFWHTVVRYYISYGALSANRIPCPPRSGRSYYTHNCYNARTPANPYTRGCSRIARCRR, from the coding sequence ATGGCATATCCGGCTCTGACCAAGCTTCTCATCCTCTGCTCTCTCCTTGTGTTCGTTCAATTGGGTCCGCGTGTTCGGGCTCAGCTTGAGGAGACCAGCTTGAAGCTGATGAGCGACGCGTTTGAGTGGCCGACGACAATGTCGTCGCTGTACGACGACGAGTTTGGCGGCGAGGGGGAGGACGAGGACGACAACAAGGATGGTGGGTCGTCAGGGCGTAGGTCTTTGTTCTGGCATACAGTTGTAAGGTATTACATTTCGTACGGCGCGCTCTCGGCCAATAGAATCCCGTGCCCGCCTCGCTCTGGGAGGTCCTACTACACCCACAACTGCTACAATGCCAGAACCCCAGCAAACCCTTACACTAGAGGCTGCTCTAGGATCGCTCGCTGCAGGAGATGA